One stretch of Malus domestica chromosome 14, GDT2T_hap1 DNA includes these proteins:
- the LOC103424398 gene encoding large ribosomal subunit protein eL24, translating into MVLKTELCRFSGDKIYPGKGIRFIRSDSQVFLFANSKCKRYFHNKLKPSKLTWTAMYRKQHKKDIAQEAVKKRRRATKKPYSRSIVGATLEVIQKRRTEKPEVRDAAREAALREIKERIKKTKDEKKAKKAEVTKSQKSQGKGNIPKGGAPKGPKLGGGGGKR; encoded by the exons GACGGAACTATGCCGTTTCAGTGGCGACAAGATATACCCAGGAAAAGGCATCAGATTTATTCGTTCTGATTCTCAG GTGTTCCTTTTTGCCAACTCCAAATGCAAAAGGTACTTCCACAACAAGCTGAAGCCATCAAAGCTTACCTGGACAGCCATGTACAGGAAGCAACACAAAAAG GATATTGCTCAAGAAGCTGTGAAGAAGAGGAGACGTGCCACCAAGAAGCCTTACTCAAGGTCTATTGTCGGTGCTACCCTGGAGGTTATCCAGAAGAGAAGAACTGAGAAGCCAGAGGTTCGTGATGCTGCACGTGAAGCTGCACTTCG TGAAATTAAGGAAAGAATTAAGAAGACCAAGGATGAAAAGAAGGCCAAGAAGGCAGAAGTAACGAAATCTCAGAAGTCTCAAGGCAAGGGCAACATTCCCAAGGGAGGTGCACCCAAGGGACCAAAGCTTGGCGGTGGTGGTGGCAAGCGTTAA